A window from Rhineura floridana isolate rRhiFlo1 chromosome 17, rRhiFlo1.hap2, whole genome shotgun sequence encodes these proteins:
- the TELO2 gene encoding telomere length regulation protein TEL2 homolog has product MDSDLLHVRQIVQEAVGTLLCSRDAAQISKTLWTIRSYLGGTENPLSVREKEEFIRNHFTTFLQCLISKLSPDWLEQIQSDKELWVCFFLEGPADQSFMVLLDTIISTEPSFRLNKVVDVLEQFLQRSGLSALMWEICKQQTQADCLALQEAILNKVACLPDHLGNKLQGENRPVFFPQNYFPLLGVEIVQVLERIFDSLRGGLDCSISFVSQVLGKVCVHGRRKEILNALVPHLTDRTQSDCIWQRICWRLLESVPDRWIEAVICGFVQAATGPAVLSQLLGNLVVKSKKAQFVMTQKMLLLQYSYPTVVLQNLLGYLALDSMGRSFLTKVLKELLETWGSSTAVKHSPAEQQLYISKAILICLSHLKEAEIMGDRQELLTSMMEGMKCHLDSNLPRIRHMGMVVAECVSARVTPEGPALKFQYEEDDEIRELKSLLIQRPEQMPVSDPPSSGNSRLAITPNAVLKPSVKPHPGASEGLDQGGDSELDSDDDLVPYDMSEDKELKKIKAPTYIRDCIEILTGPEDPDKYEATMSILESLIRRNAAAAQEVSVEVAKVLLHLEEKSYIEGFVGLRQSALVAIAVTDPIPVAQYLTSEFYSLNYSLRQRMDILDVLAMAAQELSRPFSPKPKQLPSPKHPSIQILSSNTSSPDWQKVVDERIKSKTRRFAKGHSQPEPPSAPNRFGPVAGHFFFPLLQNFDRPLTTFDLLGDDHLVLGRMTHTLAILMYFAVNTVVAAAMGKALLDFVWTLRFHTDTYVRQGLLSSVSSTLLSISAECLLEEMTEELLETQAWLADVAEKDPDGNCRSLALQNLLLMESLKKKKLERF; this is encoded by the exons ATGGATTCTGACTTGCTTCACGTTCGCCAAATAGTACAAGAAGCAGTTGGCACCTTATTGTGTTCCAGAGATGCTGCCCAGATCTCTAAGACTTTGTGGACAATTAGGAGTTACCTGGGTGGAACTGAAAATCCACTCTCTGTGAGAGAGAAGGAAGAATTCATTCGCAATCATTTTACTACCTTTCTCCAGTGTCTTATCAGTAAATTGAGTCCTGATTGGCTGGAGCAAATCCAATCAGACAAGGAGTTGTGGGTTTGCTTTTTCTTGGAAGGACCAGCAGACCAATCGTTTATGGTTCTTTTGGACACCATAATTTCTACAGA ACCCAGTTTTCGTCTGAACAAAGTCGTTGATGTCCTGGAGCAATTCCTGCAGAGAAGTGGACTGTCTGCGTTGATGTGGGAGATCTGCAAGCAGCAAACACAAGCTGACTGCCTGGCACTACAGGAAGCCATCCTCAACAAGGTGGCTTGCCTCCCTGATCACTTAGGCAACAAGCTCCAGGGAGAAAACCGGCCAGTCTTCTTTCCTCAAAACTATTTTCCGCTCCTTGGTGTGGAGATTGTCCAGGTGCTGGAGAGGATCTTTGATTCATTGAGAG GCGGCTTGGATTGTTCGATCTCCTTTGTGTCTCAGGTGTTGGGGAAGGTGTGCGTGCACGGAAGACGAA AAGAAATCTTGAATGCGTTGGTGCCCCACCTAACAGATCGAACCCAGTCTGATTGCATTTGGCAGAGGATATGCTGGCGACTGTTGGAGAGTGTCCCAGATCGCTGGATAGAAGCAGTGATCTGTGGCTTTGTTCAGGCAGCAACAGG GCCTGCTGTGTTGTCACAATTGTTGGGAAATTTGGTTGTCAAAAGCAAGAAGGCTCAATTTGTGATGACCCAGAAAATGCTGCTGCTTCAGTATAGCTATCCG ACTGTGGTGCTGCAGAACCTCCTTGGATACCTGGCCCTGGATAGCATGGGGCGTTCCTTTCTGACTAAG GTTTTGAAAGAGCTGCTGGAGACCTGGGGAAGCAGCACTGCTGTGAAGCACTCCCCTGCGGAGCAGCAGCTATACATCAGCAAGGCCATTCTCATCTGCCTCTCGCATCTGAAAGAAGCAGAAATAATGGGTGACAGGCAAG AGCTGCTCACAAGCATGATGGAAGGGATGAAGTGCCATCTGGACAGCAACTTGCCACGGATCCGTCATATGGGGATGGTTGTGGCAGAGTGTGTCAGTGCCAGGGTAACACCTGAAGGGCCTGCCTTGAAATTTCAG TATGAAGAAGATGATGAGATCAGAGAACTAAAGAGCTTGCTGATTCAGAGACCTGAGCAGATGCCTGTCAGTGATCCTCCAAGTTCTGG gAACAGTAGACTAGCCATTACACCGAATGCTGTTCTGAAACCCAGTGTGAAACCACACCCAGGTGCCTCTGAAGGACTGGATCAGGGGGGTGACTCTGAGCTGGATAG TGATGATGACCTTGTTCCATATGACATGTCAGAGGACAAAGAACTGAAGAAGATCAAGGCTCCCACCTACATCCGAGACTGTATTGAAA TCCTGACTGGGCCTGAAGATCCAGACAAGTATGAAGCCACAATGAGCATCCTGGAGAGTTTGATCCGAAGGAATGCAGCAGCTGCGCAAGAA GTGAGTGTGGAAGTGGCAAAAGTACTGCTGCATCTGGAAGAGAAGAGCTACATAGAAGGCTTTGTGGGGCTTCGGCAAAGCGCTTTGGTGGCCATTGCTGTCACAGACCCAATCCCA GTGGCCCAGTATCTGACCTCTGAGTTCTACTCCCTGAACTACAGTCTCCGCCAGCGCATGGACATCCTGGAT GTCCTGGCCATGGCAGCCCAGGAACTCTCTCGACCCTTTTCTCCTAAACCAAAACAGCTTCCGAGTCCAAAACATCCCAGCATCCAGATCCTGTCGAGCAACACATCTTCTCCGGATTGGCAAAAAGTGGTGGATGAAAGGATCAAAAGCAAGACTCGAAGGTTTGCAAAG GGCCACTCTCAACCAGAGCCACCATCTGCCCCCAACAGATTTGGTCCAGTTGCCGGTCATTTCTTCTTTCCGCTGCTTCAGAACTTTGACAG GCCACTGACCACCTTTGACCTTTTGGGAGATGATCACCTGGTACTGGGACGGATGACACACACCTTGGCTATTCTAATGTATTTCGCTGTTAACACTGTG GTTGCGGCTGCAATGGGGAAGGCACTGCTCGACTTTGTCTGGACCCTGCGCTTCCACACAGACAC GTATGTGCGCCAGGGTCTTTTGTCCTCTGTCTCTTCCACGCTCCTGAGTATCTCAGCTGAGTGCCTTCTGGAGGAGATGACGGAGGAGCTTTTAGAGACCCAGGCCTGGCTGGCAG ATGTTGCAGAAAAGGACCCAGATGGCAACTGCAGAAGTTTGGCGCTGCAAAATCTGCTATTGATGGAAAgcctgaagaagaaaaaacttgAACGGTTCTAG